Genomic DNA from Halomonas sp. BDJS001:
AGGCTTTCAAGTGACCGAAGCGATGCTTGATCAAGCCAACCAAGACGTGCTCTTCTTGCACTGCCTACCCGCCCATCGCGGAGAAGAAATTAGCCACACGCTGCTCGACGACCCCCGGGCCGTGGTTTGGCAGGAAGCGGGCAATCGCCTGCATGCACAAAAAGCACTGATTGAATTTTTACTATTGGGAAAAATCGCTGAGTAATAAAATCAGCTTTTAAGGTCGAAAAAAGCCTCGTTGTTAAACGAGGCTTTTTCTGGAATCCTGGTGAAGCAAAATAATGGTGGAGCCTAGCGGGATCGAACCGCTGACCTCAACACTGCCAGTGTTGCGCTCTCCCAGCTGAGCTAAGGCCCCACACGCTGTCTTGCCGACAGCGAGGCGGATACTACGATGAACATTTATCTCGGTCAAGTTTTTGCCTCAACCGCAGCCAACTAATTCTCCTTTGTCGCAAGCTGTGGCACTCTATGCATAGAGTACAAGGCCAACGCCTGAGCCCATGATGTTTCCATGCAGGAGCCTGTCCATTGATCAGTGTACTTATAGCAGATGATCACCACCTAGTCAGAACGAGCATTGCTCACCTGCTAAACGAAGAGTGCGACATTAAAATTGTGGGCGAAGTCGACGATGGTGAAAGTGCCGTAACACAGTGTCGCCACTTAAAGCCCGACATTGTGTTAATGGATATTCGCATGCCGGGCATCGGCGGGCTTGAAGCCACTCGACGCATTAACCGCAGCATGAAAGACGCCAAGGTTCTGATTTTAACCGCGCACATGGAAGACAGCGTATTGCGCCGGATGCTTGAAGCGGGCGCATCAGGCTTTTTGAGCAAAGGCGCCGACGCCACAGAAATGACTGATGCCATCCGTCAGGTCTTCCATGGCCGGCGCTATGTCAGTCAACAAATTGCCCAGCGCCTGGCCATGTCACACTTTACCGATGAGGATAATCCGTTTAGCCACCTCTCTCACCGAGAGCTACAGATTGCCCTTATGATTGTGAACTGCCAGCGTGTACAAGATATCTCGGATCGCCTGCATTTAAGCCCTAAAACGGTAAATACCTATCGCTATCGACTCTTTGATAAACTACCGGTAGCCACCGACGTTGAGCTTACCCACTTGGCGCTCCGTCATGGGCTGGTAGAGGGGTTTGACGCTACCCAAATATAATCCCACCATCTCCCCTGCTGTTATCGGGTACCGACACGCTGATATGACCTTTGATTCAAAACAGTTCTTGAGCTCGGTAAGCTCCTCACCTGGGGTTTACCGAATGCTCGATGAGCAAAGTAATACCCTCTATGTAGGCAAAGCCAAGCGCTTAAAAGCGCGCCTTGCCAGCTATTTTCGTGGCCAGTTGAACACCAAGACCCAGGCCATGGTGGGGCGCATCGCCGATGTTCAAGTCACCGTCACACGCACGGAGACTGAAGCCCTGCTGCTCGAACAGACGCTAATCAAACAGTTGCGTCCGCCCTACAATATTCTGCTCCGTGACGATAAGTCTTACCCGTTTGTCTTTGTCACCGACCGTCACCCTTACCCGGCACTTGAGTATAAACGCGCCCGGCAACGCAGCGACGATGGGCGTTATCTAGGCCCCTACCCCAGCAGCGGCGCCGTTCGAGAAAGCTTAGCGCTTATGCAAAAATATTTCGTATCCGCAACTGCGAAGATAGTGTCTTTGCCCACCGCTCGCGCCCCTGCTTGCAGTATCAGATACAGCGCTGCAGCGCCCCTTGCGTCGACTACATTTCCGCCGAAGACTACCGCCGCGACCTGGAACACGCCGTAATGTGCCTGGAGGGCAAAAGTGAACGTGTGACCCAGGAATTGATGGAGGCGATGGAGGCGGCCAGCCGGGCGCTTAATTTTGAGGAAGCTGCCCGCCTGCGTGATCAGGTTCAGCAACTGCGCCAGCTCCAGCAACGCCAGTTTGTCGATACCGGTGGCGGGGATGCGGATATTTTCGCCCTCGCCCAGCGCCCCGGCGCGCTGGGCGTTTCTGTGCTGAGTGTCCGTGATGGACGTCTGCTGGGGGCCCGTCATCACACCCCGAAAAACGATCTGGATCTACCGCTTGAAACGCTGCTCACCGAAGTGGTTAGCCAATACTATTTTGGTCAACCACATAATGTGCCCAGCGAAGTGATTACCAGCCACCCGCTAAACGACAGCGAACTGATCGCCGAAGCGCTGACCCAGCAGGCGGGCAAACGCATTCGTGTCACCAGCCAAGTGCGTGGCCACCGCGCCCAGTGGCAGCAACTCGCCATTACCAATGCCGAGCAGCAGTTGGCCTCCCAGCTGGCCAACCAAACCCAGCTTACCCAGCGCTTTACTGCCCTGCAGAAAGCGCTGGGCTTAGCAGAAACACCCCAGCGTTTGGAGTGCTTCGATATTAGCCATAGCCACGGTGAGGCGACCGTCGCTTCCTGCGTGGTGTTTGATCATCAAGGCCCGCGTAAAAGCGACTACCGCCATTTCCGCATTGAAGGGGTCGCCGCAGGTGATGACTACGCTGCCATGCAGCAAGCTCTGACACGGCGTCTTAAGCGGGTAAAAAGTGGAGAAGCGGTTGCTCCGGACATTTTGATTGTCGACGGCGGCAAGGGCCAGCTCAACATGGCTCGTGAAGTGTTTAAACAACTCGACATCAGCAACATCATGCTATTGGGCGTCGCCAAAGGCACTACGCGCAAAGCGGGGCTTGAAAGCCTGTTTGTGGAAACCGCCGACAACCCGCTCGACCTGGATCCGGCTTCTCCCGCATTACACTTGATCCAGCATATTCGCGATGAGTCGCACCGTTTTGCCATTGCTGGCCATCGGGCTCAGCGTGATAAAGCGCGACGCACTTCGACCCTGCAGGATATTCCTGGCATTGGCCCTAAGCGCAGACGGGAGCTACTACGCTTTTTTGGCGGTCTGCAGGGGGTACAAAAGGCCAGCCGCGACGAACTTGCCCGTGTACCCGGCATTAATGCGTCGTTAGCCGAGAGTATTTACCGAGCACTCAACGGATAAACGCTCGTTTGGCATGGATGCCATCGGCCAAGGGGGATAGAATGAGCCCAAGAAACTTCGAATCCTCTGATTTCCCGGCAAGGATCGCACCCTGCGATGAACATACCCAACATACTGACACTGGCGAGAATCGCCTTTATTCCGCTACTGGTAGTGCTGTTTTATCTACCCTTCAGCTGGAGCATGCCCGTGGCGGCTGGCCTATTTGGCCTGGCTTCCATCACCGACTGGCTGGATGGCTATTTAGCGCGCCGCTGGAATCAGTCAACGCCCTTTGGCGCTTTTTTAGACCCAGTAGCCGACAAACTCATGGTGGTCGTCGCCCTGGCGCTACTGATCGAGCGTTACGACACCCTGGTGCTGACGCTCCCTGCGCTGGTGATCATCGGCCGTGAAATTGTTATTTCAGCCCTGCGTGAGTGGATGGCTGAAATGGGCAAACGCGGCATGGTGGCAGTTTCCTGGGTGGGCAAACTTAAAACGACCCTGCAGATGGTGTCGCTACTGATCTTGCTAGCGCTTCCGCCGACACACGAATTTGCCCTGCTAGGCGTTGTAGTCCTGTATACCGCCGCCATTCTAACGCTGTGGTCGATGGTTCAGTACCTGAGAGCGGCTTGGCCGCATCTTAGTCGCTCAATGTAATCTGCTGATAACTCAATAAGAAAGCGTATATAATTCATTGATTGACAACTCGGCGGCGATCCGTATAATTCGCCCTCGAGTCGAGCGGGAATAGCTCAGTGGTAGAGCATCGCCTTGCCAAGGCGAGGGTCGGGAGTTCGAATCTCCTTTCCCGCTCCAACTTGGATAGTGTGGTCTTGGATAGTTTGGTAAAGCAGGTTAGGGTCGTGAGCTGGTGCGCCAGTCCGATCGAATCTCCTTTCCCGCTCCAATAGACTCTTGAGGCTGGATGGCAGAGTGGTTATGCAGCGGACTGCAACTCCGTGTACGCCGGTTCGATTCCGACTCCAGCCTCCATCTTTGTGTAGCAGTGATGTTTTAAGTAGCACAAAACAGCATTGCCGTGTGACGTTGTAATGCATAGCCCGGATGGCGAAATCGGTAGACGCAAGAGACTTAAAATCTCTCGGGGGCAACCCCGTGCCGGTTCAAGTCCGGCTCCGGGCACCATCATCAATACTCACTCCTCCTCCCGCTTCACCCCTTCTATTGTTCTTTAATTCTAGCTCTTTAGTTATAGCTCTTTAGTTATGGCCCTCTAGCTTTCTACGCTGGTTCTCCCCCCTCTTTTCAGCGCTATGAGTGCGCACGATTGTTACGCATTTCTAACGCCACAGCCGTGCCAAAATATCGCTAAACACTAATCGCCACGCTATGATGCCTGCCTTCTAATTATTTGCGCGCCCGGCGAAGCTAGCGACGCTTAGGGGGTAGTACTATTTTGGCCAGCATTGAGTTTGGTCGGCATCAAGAGGGAACGGACACTATGAGCATGCCAACATCCGATGTACTTATCATTGGCGGCGGTGTCGCTGGGTTAACCCTCGCCTTGGAAGTGGCTGATCACAGGTCAGTGACATTGGTGCGCCCCGCTCAAGACGACCAAGGAGCCAGCCGCTGGGCTCAAGGCGGTATTGCCGCCGTGCTCTCGCCGGATGACAATCTGGAAGCCCATATCAACGACACACTGGTGGCAGGCGATGGTTTATGTGATCTTGAGGCGGTTCGCTTTACCGTTACCCATGGGCCCACTGCTATTCAGTGGCTGATTGATAAAGGTGTACCCTTTACCCCCGAGAACGATCCTGCCGCGCGCTATCCATACCATCTAACTCGCGAAGGCGGCCATAACGCCCGGCGAATTATCCACGCGGATGATGCCACCGGTCGCGCCGTGGTGGATACGCTTGTAGACAAAGTGGCGCAGCATCCCAATATCACCCAACGCAATGATTTAACCGTCGTTGGCCTGTTACAAGATACTCAAGGTGCCTGCTGCGGCGCCTATGGCAGCGATACTAACCGCCAGTGGCACTCGCTCACTGCGTGCCACACCGTATTGGCCACTGGCGGCGCAAGCGGCCTCTACCGTCACACGACGACGCCCGCCCCGAGCAGCGGCGAAGGGATGATGATGGCCGCAGAGCTGGGGGCGCGATTAATGAATCTCGAGTTTCAACAGTTTCATCCCACCTGCCTCTTTGACCCCGAAGGCCCGGCGTTTTTGATCAGTGAAGCGGTTCGCGGAGAGGGCGGACATTTGCTCAATGAAGCGGGGCAACGCTTTATGCTCGCGCAAGATAAGCGCGCCGAGCTGGCACCCCGCGACATCGTTGCCCGCGCCATTGACGCTGAGATACAGCGCGGCACCCTAGGGCATGTATGGCTGGATATTCGTCATTTAGGTGAAAAGGCGATCCACCACCACTTCCCCACTATTCTGGCCCACTGTGCATCTCGGGGCATTGATATCACCCGACACGCTATTCCTGTCGTGCCCGCTGCCCACTATAGCTGCGGCGGTGTCGCCACCGACCTGCACGGCGCCACCGACGTTGCCAATCTCTATGCCATCGGAGAAACAGCCTGCACGGGGCTGCACGGGGCCAATCGGATGGCAAGCAACTCACTGTTAGAGTGCTTGGTATTTGCCCGCAGCTGTGCACAGGCGCTGCTAGCCGATGAGGAGCAGCATGACCACCTATTCAGCAATCGAGAATTTCATCCCCCGCCCCAGGCTGCCGCCTTACCCAACGCAGTACTCAACGCTATTCGCCAACAAATGCGCACCACCATGAGCCAGCACGTCTCGATTGTGCGCAACGCAGCCGGTCTGAACACGGCTCTGGCGCAACTAAAGGCGCTGCTAAACCGCTTGGAAACGATTGAGGAAGCCCGAACGGCGCCGGAAGGGATACGACTGCGTCAAACCTTAGCGCTAGCCATCCTGACAGTGATCGCCGCTCAGCAGCGACATGAGTCACGCGGGCTGCACTACGCCACCGACTGGCCCAACCAAAAGCCCGCAGCCATCGACTCTTCGCTTTCGATCAACGATTTACCGGCCACGACAGACCCAAAGCGCTAACGACCAGGACGATGAAACAACCGCCTTACCTCGCGTAGGCTCTGTTGAGGCGCGCTATCAGGCCAGAGCCAAACCCGCTGCTTACCGACATAAAGCCCTATTAACCAGGGCCCTAAATAGTCGCAGCGGATCTGCTGCTCATCACCCAACTCTTCACTTTGCTGCGCCAGGGCTGTCTCCACTGACGACGCCTCGCGCAGCCAGCGGCCTTGAACGTCAGGGATTGTCGTTGTCAGCGAGAGCATGCCTTTAGGCTGACGCAGATAGCCATGCCATCCAAGGGCAGCACCCAGCCCCCCCATCGCCATTGCCAATGGCCCGCCCCCTACCCAATAGCTGATCACCACTACCCCGACCCATAAACCAGATTGAGACAGTAGCCAATACTTAGAGGGTACGATAGGCAGAATTATCGGTGGTTTCAGCATGTTCAACGATCATTTGTACGATACGCCGCTGGCTGGGCTCCTCGGGCCACTCGCGATGCATCAGCCAGACAAACAGATCCTGATCCTCACCCTCAATAAGTTGCTGGTAGGCCAGTTGATCCGCTTCGCTGAGATGGTCAAAACGCTGTTCAAGAAACGGAATAAGCAGCAGATCAAGCTCCCACATGCCGCGCCGGGAGTGCCAGTAAAGCCGTTTGCGCAAAATGGCTGCTGGGGAATTATCGTCGTTCAACGTCAGCCGCTCCGATCTAAGAAATGAGCAGCCAGTATACCTAAGCTGCGGGGTCGCGCCAGCGCCCACCTTCGCCTATGCTGTTAATGAGTCTAGAACCTTGTTTTATCTGAATTGTTTTATACTGAATTGCGCAGTATGCTGAATTTGATGTTAGCGAGGTCGAGAGCGCGTCACGGCCTTCAATGTTCGCAGGGAGCCAACCGATGACTAAATCTGAACTAATCGAACAAATTGCGATGCGTCAGCCGGAGTTGTCCGCCAAAGATGTTGAAACGGCGGTGCGTATTATCCTGGACGACATGACGGATTCTCTTTCTAGCGGTGGTCGCGTTGAGATCCGTGGTTTCGGCAGTTTTTCACTGCACTATCGGGAGCCGCGGGTAGGGCGCAATCCAAAAACAGGCGAAGCAGTTGATCTGGAAGGCAAGTATGTGCCGCACTTTAAGCCTGGCAAGGAGCTGCGCGAGCAGGTAGACGCTAGTCGGGCGCTCGGCTACTAAACGTGGGATGACGTCGGCGCTAGAGTCGTACACAATAGCGCTACCGTGAATGTCACAGACTAGGGAACTCAAATGCGTTGGATTAAAGGGCTGATATTAGCCGTTATTTTGCTGATAGTAGTGCTGGTAGGCATTCTGTTTGCCGTTAATAATCAGCAAACCATTGCCTTAAACCTTATTTGGCTAGAGCTACCGGCAGTATCGCTCTCGGTATGGCTGCTAGCGACCTTGGTGTTTGGCGTCGTACTGGGCATGCTCGCCATGCTTGGCGTCTACGTTCGGTTAAAGGCAACCCTGGCCCGCAGCCAGCGACAAAACAAGCAGCAGCGTAAAGAGCTCGACAGCCTGCGCACCCAGGAGTTTAAGGAACTGGCATAAATGCTGGATGTTGCGCTGCTAAGCGTACTGTTGGTCGCCATTGCCATCGGTTACGGATTAGGTTATCGCCAAGCCGGACGCCGTCGACATCGCTCCGAACCGCCCATGGCCTCATCGCAGGCGCTCTCCCGGGACTACTTCGTCGGGCTTAACTACCTGCTTAACGAGCAGCCCGACGAAGCGATCAACACCTTTATTAATGTGCTTGCGGTCAACAGTGACACGGTGCACACCCATATCGCCCTCGGCAAACTGTTTCGCGCCCGTGGCGAGGCCGATAAAGCGGTTAGCATCCACCAAAACCTGTTAGCGCGCCCCGCCCTTTCACAGCACACCAACGAGCAGATCCAGCTTGAGCTTGCCCGGGACTTTATGGCGCTTGGTGTGCATGACCGTGCCCAGCGACTGCTCAATACGCTGCTGGAACAGAGTAGTGATCACGAACACCGCTACGCTGCTAAACAGCTGCTTATCGATTTATTGGAACGCGAAAAAGCATGGCAGCAAGCCCTCGACGTTATCCAACCACTGCTGAAACAGTATCCGAAGATGCGGCGCCCCGCGGCCCACTGGTTATGTGAACTGGCACTGGAGGAAATTAGCGAAGCCAGCCGTCCACTGGCTAAAAAGCACCTCAAACAAGCGCTTCAACTGGATGAAAATTGCGTTCGCGCCACCTTAATGCTGGCCGAATTGGAGATGGACAACGGGCACTATGCGCGCGCCATAGGGCGCTTGGACACTATCCCGCGCCAAGACATCGTGCATATCCCCACTATGCTGCCAGCCCTCAGGCACGCCTATTTGCGCAATAATGATGAAGCAGGTTTTGAGGCTCACCTTTATCGGCTGCTTGAGCAAGCCCCTTATACCAGCATTATTATTGCGCTGGGACAGCTCGTTCATCAGCGTGACGGGGTCGACAAAGCGATCGAGTTGATCGGCGAACGCCTGCGCGCCGTGCCAAGCTTAGGTGGGCTGGATTACTTGATCGACCTGTATATCGAAAGCCAGCGGCTTAGCGGAAAACCTTCCCCGGATACCCGCCTGCTGCTGCTGAAACATCATACCGATGCGCTGCTGCTTAACCGTACCCGCCATCGCTGCCAGCGCTGCGGCTTTACCAGCGACGCGTTACAGTGGCAGTGCCCCAGCTGCCGTTTCTGGGGCACCATTAAACCGGTGATTGGCGTAGAGGGCGAATAGGGCTCGCTCGCGAAGCGGAGGAAGCCCTCGCAAGGCTGAGAGAGATTCAGTGCGCTCCTAGCTCCGCCTCAATCGCCGCCAGGGCCTCCATAGGCTCATCAGCCTGAGTGACGGGGCGACCAATGACCAGATGGCTACTGCCTGCCTGAATGGCTTCGCTTGGGCTCATCGTCCGCTGCTGGTCATTGGCGGCTGCAAAGCTTGGCCGAATGCCAGGGGTGACTTTCAGGAAAGACTCACCGCATAGCGTTTTAATCCGCGCAGACTCCTGGGCTGAGCAAACCACTCCTTGCAAACCACTCTGCTTCGCCAGCACCGCCAAGCGCTCCACGTGTTCGGCCAGTGGGGCCTTTATACCTAGCTCTGCCAAATCGTCTGCCTGCATACTGGTCAATACAGTAACGGCGATTAAATGGGTCGTTAAAGCGTGCTGTTCCAGACGCTGCACAGCCGCCTCCATCATCCGCCGCCCGCCGCTGGCATGAACGTTGACCATCCACACGCCCTGCTCCGCCGCCGCCTGCACGGCGCTGGCAACGGTATTGGGAATATCGTGAAATTTTAGATCCAGAAACACCTCAAACCCTCTACCGTGCAGCGCTTCTAGCACCGCAGGGCCGCTGCGGGTAAACAGCTCTTTACCGACTTTCACTCGACAGCGGGCGGGGTCTAGCTGATCTGCCATGCAGAGCGCAGCGTCAAGCGAAGGGTAATCAAGGGCAATAATGATCGGGGAATCGGTGGCCACAACGTTGCTCCAAATACGTTTTCGGCCATTATATCAGTCTCGCCCTACTCCTCGCCTCCCCCTTGTTTGTAGGCGATAGGTAAGCCAGATGTAAGATTTTTACCATAAACGGATAGCTAAAAACTTACATAAACCGTCATAGATCTCTTACAGAAACACCTTTGGAATAAAGCTAAGTTAGTAATGCATCGGCGTTTATCTTTCCCAGCGCCGCCTGCGCAACCCAAGTCATCCAACGTTATTAAAAGGATCATTGAAGATGAACATGAAACTTAAAGGGGTGTTGGCCGCACTACTGTTTAGCATTAGCTTAAGTCTTTCCAGTGGCGTGCTGGCCCAGGATGTGGCCCCTATTAACGTCAATACCGCCGACGCTGAACTGCTGGCCGAACTACCGGGTATTGGCCCCAGCCGGGCCGACGCGATTATTGAAGAGCGCGAAGCTAATGGCGCCTTTGAAAGCGCTGCAGACCTAGAGCGCGTCAGTGGCATTGGGCCTGCCACCGTTGACCGCCTGCAGGGGCAAGTGACGTTTGAATAGAGATAACGTTTGTTAGCCACCACCATCGCCCGGTCAACATAAGCACCGGGCTTTGGTATAACCTGCTTTAAATCATCCACAAATCCATAAACTTATGCACTGGCAACGCTTCAAGGGCTGTCTGCTGGCGACAGAGTTGAGTAATGGTTTGGCAACGGGTTGATGGAAAGCGGGACGCCAAATGGCGCTCAAACTTTTCAACCAGTAGCGGCATCCCCGCCTCTCTTCGACGGCGATGGCCTATCGGGTACTCCACTGCGACTTGATCCGTCGCACTCCCATCGTTGAAAAATACCTGCACCGCATTGGCGATAGAGCGCTTCTCCGGGTCGTGATAAGCCGCCGAATACTCGGCGTTTTCTTCTACCACCATCTTGGCTAGCAACTCATCGATCAGCGGATGGGCCGCATGAAAGCTATCCTCATAGTGCTCGGCGGTCAGCGCCCCAAAGATAAGCGGCACTGCGGTCATATATTGCAAGCAGTGGTCACGATCCGCCGGATTGGCTAACGTGCCGGTTTTGGAAATAATCCGAATCGCCGAATCGTGGGTGGTGAGTACGATCTTATCGATCTCGGCTAGTCGATCTTTCACCTGTGGATGCAGCGTCACAGCGGCTTCGCAAGCGGTCTGGGCGTGAAACTCGGCGGGGAAGGAGATCTTAAACAGAATATTCTCCATCACGTAGCTGCCGAATTCGCGCTGGAAGCGAAGGCGGCGGTCAGCTTCCGGCTTCAGGCTCAAATCTTTGTTGGCATGGCTGAACAGCACATCGTAGAACCCCCACTGGGGCGCCGATAGTGCACTGGGAATACCCATTTCACCGCGCAGGGCAATATCTGCCAAGCGCACCCCCCGTGAAGTGGCATCCCCAGCGGCCCAGCTTTTACGCGAACCAGCGTTGGGCGCATGGCGATAGGTGCGCAGACTCTGACCATCCACCCAGGCGTGAGAGAGCGCCGAGAGCAGTTGCTCCCGATTGGCGCCCATCAGCTTAGCGGCCACCGCGGTTGAGGCGACTTTAACCAGCACCACGTGATCAAGACCAACACGGTTGAAGCTATTCTCCAGCGCTAGCACGCCCTGAATCTCATGGGCCATGATCATGGCGTTGAGCACATCGCGCATCACCAGGGGTGCCTCGCCTTGAGCGACCCGCTGCTGAGAGAGATGGTCAGCAACAGCGAGTATCCCACCAAGATTATCGGAGGGGTGGCCCCACTCGGCGGCGAGCCAGGTGTCGTTATAATCCAACCAGCGGATAATACAGCCGATATCCCACGCCGCCTTGACCGGGTCAAGACGCAACGAGGTACCCGGCACCCGTGCACCAAAGGGTACGACCGTGCCCTCCACTATCGGCCCAAGATGCTTGGCACACTCTGGAAAACGCAGCGCCAGCAGCCCACACCCCAGCGTGTCCATCAAGCAGTAGCGGGCGGTTTCCAATGCCTCTTGAGACTCGACCTGATAATTGAGTACATAGTCGGC
This window encodes:
- the uvrY gene encoding UvrY/SirA/GacA family response regulator transcription factor, which produces MISVLIADDHHLVRTSIAHLLNEECDIKIVGEVDDGESAVTQCRHLKPDIVLMDIRMPGIGGLEATRRINRSMKDAKVLILTAHMEDSVLRRMLEAGASGFLSKGADATEMTDAIRQVFHGRRYVSQQIAQRLAMSHFTDEDNPFSHLSHRELQIALMIVNCQRVQDISDRLHLSPKTVNTYRYRLFDKLPVATDVELTHLALRHGLVEGFDATQI
- the pgsA gene encoding CDP-diacylglycerol--glycerol-3-phosphate 3-phosphatidyltransferase; this translates as MNIPNILTLARIAFIPLLVVLFYLPFSWSMPVAAGLFGLASITDWLDGYLARRWNQSTPFGAFLDPVADKLMVVVALALLIERYDTLVLTLPALVIIGREIVISALREWMAEMGKRGMVAVSWVGKLKTTLQMVSLLILLALPPTHEFALLGVVVLYTAAILTLWSMVQYLRAAWPHLSRSM
- the nadB gene encoding L-aspartate oxidase codes for the protein MSMPTSDVLIIGGGVAGLTLALEVADHRSVTLVRPAQDDQGASRWAQGGIAAVLSPDDNLEAHINDTLVAGDGLCDLEAVRFTVTHGPTAIQWLIDKGVPFTPENDPAARYPYHLTREGGHNARRIIHADDATGRAVVDTLVDKVAQHPNITQRNDLTVVGLLQDTQGACCGAYGSDTNRQWHSLTACHTVLATGGASGLYRHTTTPAPSSGEGMMMAAELGARLMNLEFQQFHPTCLFDPEGPAFLISEAVRGEGGHLLNEAGQRFMLAQDKRAELAPRDIVARAIDAEIQRGTLGHVWLDIRHLGEKAIHHHFPTILAHCASRGIDITRHAIPVVPAAHYSCGGVATDLHGATDVANLYAIGETACTGLHGANRMASNSLLECLVFARSCAQALLADEEQHDHLFSNREFHPPPQAAALPNAVLNAIRQQMRTTMSQHVSIVRNAAGLNTALAQLKALLNRLETIEEARTAPEGIRLRQTLALAILTVIAAQQRHESRGLHYATDWPNQKPAAIDSSLSINDLPATTDPKR
- a CDS encoding succinate dehydrogenase assembly factor 2, with amino-acid sequence MNDDNSPAAILRKRLYWHSRRGMWELDLLLIPFLEQRFDHLSEADQLAYQQLIEGEDQDLFVWLMHREWPEEPSQRRIVQMIVEHAETTDNSAYRTL
- a CDS encoding integration host factor subunit beta, which gives rise to MTKSELIEQIAMRQPELSAKDVETAVRIILDDMTDSLSSGGRVEIRGFGSFSLHYREPRVGRNPKTGEAVDLEGKYVPHFKPGKELREQVDASRALGY
- a CDS encoding lipopolysaccharide assembly LapA domain-containing protein encodes the protein MRWIKGLILAVILLIVVLVGILFAVNNQQTIALNLIWLELPAVSLSVWLLATLVFGVVLGMLAMLGVYVRLKATLARSQRQNKQQRKELDSLRTQEFKELA
- the lapB gene encoding lipopolysaccharide assembly protein LapB, which translates into the protein MLDVALLSVLLVAIAIGYGLGYRQAGRRRHRSEPPMASSQALSRDYFVGLNYLLNEQPDEAINTFINVLAVNSDTVHTHIALGKLFRARGEADKAVSIHQNLLARPALSQHTNEQIQLELARDFMALGVHDRAQRLLNTLLEQSSDHEHRYAAKQLLIDLLEREKAWQQALDVIQPLLKQYPKMRRPAAHWLCELALEEISEASRPLAKKHLKQALQLDENCVRATLMLAELEMDNGHYARAIGRLDTIPRQDIVHIPTMLPALRHAYLRNNDEAGFEAHLYRLLEQAPYTSIIIALGQLVHQRDGVDKAIELIGERLRAVPSLGGLDYLIDLYIESQRLSGKPSPDTRLLLLKHHTDALLLNRTRHRCQRCGFTSDALQWQCPSCRFWGTIKPVIGVEGE
- the pyrF gene encoding orotidine-5'-phosphate decarboxylase, with protein sequence MATDSPIIIALDYPSLDAALCMADQLDPARCRVKVGKELFTRSGPAVLEALHGRGFEVFLDLKFHDIPNTVASAVQAAAEQGVWMVNVHASGGRRMMEAAVQRLEQHALTTHLIAVTVLTSMQADDLAELGIKAPLAEHVERLAVLAKQSGLQGVVCSAQESARIKTLCGESFLKVTPGIRPSFAAANDQQRTMSPSEAIQAGSSHLVIGRPVTQADEPMEALAAIEAELGAH
- a CDS encoding ComEA family DNA-binding protein; the protein is MNMKLKGVLAALLFSISLSLSSGVLAQDVAPINVNTADAELLAELPGIGPSRADAIIEEREANGAFESAADLERVSGIGPATVDRLQGQVTFE
- the prpD gene encoding 2-methylcitrate dehydratase produces the protein MFSRPSAKSSATSEANERPDYDPELQAIADYVLNYQVESQEALETARYCLMDTLGCGLLALRFPECAKHLGPIVEGTVVPFGARVPGTSLRLDPVKAAWDIGCIIRWLDYNDTWLAAEWGHPSDNLGGILAVADHLSQQRVAQGEAPLVMRDVLNAMIMAHEIQGVLALENSFNRVGLDHVVLVKVASTAVAAKLMGANREQLLSALSHAWVDGQSLRTYRHAPNAGSRKSWAAGDATSRGVRLADIALRGEMGIPSALSAPQWGFYDVLFSHANKDLSLKPEADRRLRFQREFGSYVMENILFKISFPAEFHAQTACEAAVTLHPQVKDRLAEIDKIVLTTHDSAIRIISKTGTLANPADRDHCLQYMTAVPLIFGALTAEHYEDSFHAAHPLIDELLAKMVVEENAEYSAAYHDPEKRSIANAVQVFFNDGSATDQVAVEYPIGHRRRREAGMPLLVEKFERHLASRFPSTRCQTITQLCRQQTALEALPVHKFMDLWMI